The Sulfolobus acidocaldarius DSM 639 genome has a window encoding:
- a CDS encoding DUF2079 domain-containing protein, translated as MNVIFNILVNLMFYIRLYDLYSGAFDLGIFLQELYSTLHGRIFYDSPNFTYYGVISGLGIHPYFIMFFLLPIYYFFPSWLTLSLTQSLIISLSSIYVYKIGSTLFKENGFRTLPLIFTILYLFNPLSISGYLYDFHAEVFFPLFYLGAYYYYLIKAWRRFSTFIIFLLLSMEAAYPIVILFMIYLIIKSYKKGTKIKFFLKNTTLFLIFIIISIIMGLTIPHYLNSIFATSSHSSTTHYLYSTITYLFLKGINYAWSFKSSFWLMYFASFGFLPLFSPIELLPALPYIGTSLFSIMLTYSGIGYQYVFIALGPMATASLHSLNTLLKRPGVIKVALVIVLFISFLLNPFTYNNLQAMNSPRYYGGGYVPPFNLSLANSNYEVISNMTSLIPENAVVLASNNLFPFVANNLNSYPLYGSLITSSQLKYSPRFPDYIFLSEPELFLSYIRGNYSMLAEANGLLLLKANYTGPIVYFKPFSKYFSALNFYVGSPTYFEVNDPQIGTVYVYKNGTYPLNTPLWYGPYYNLPTGTYVAQFYVKLENVPLYITNLMRVEVVSTSSGTLNYSIISSNDVVQGKWMVFNIIFTIKDYFEQLEFRGLSYYPNITIYFGGVNITEISPYSFYFYPASMFDVYHGQKVYSPFLAPYIVSDETSEFIWYGPYVTLPKGNYTVYYIIGIDNTADLSLYKNTTILNIDIPIEKVSKIIVSKGITANDLLRINDNLFLVKVNITLNSTTSFIEFRGFNFNLPAHIYFYGVLVTYSNDTYTLKYFENNYQLFLYNFQFK; from the coding sequence ATGAATGTCATTTTCAACATTCTTGTGAATTTGATGTTTTATATAAGGTTATATGATCTTTACTCTGGTGCTTTTGACCTAGGTATTTTCTTACAGGAGCTTTATTCTACTCTGCATGGAAGAATATTTTATGATTCGCCTAATTTTACATATTATGGAGTAATAAGTGGATTGGGTATCCACCCATATTTCATAATGTTCTTCTTATTACCGATATACTATTTTTTCCCATCTTGGCTAACGCTTTCATTAACTCAATCTCTTATTATATCATTATCATCGATATATGTATATAAGATAGGCTCTACATTATTTAAGGAAAATGGATTTAGAACATTACCACTAATATTTACTATCCTGTATTTATTTAATCCTCTTTCTATATCTGGTTACCTATATGATTTCCACGCAGAAGTGTTTTTTCCTTTATTTTATTTAGGTGCATATTATTATTACCTTATTAAAGCTTGGAGAAGGTTTTCCACATTCATTATCTTTTTACTATTATCCATGGAAGCGGCGTACCCAATAGTTATCCTATTTATGATTTACTTGATAATAAAAAGTTATAAAAAAGGAACAAAAATTAAATTTTTTCTTAAAAATACTACATTATTTTTAATTTTTATTATTATATCAATAATAATGGGGCTAACTATACCTCATTATCTTAACTCTATTTTCGCAACCTCTTCTCATTCCTCTACTACCCATTATCTATACTCTACTATAACTTATTTATTTCTAAAAGGAATAAATTATGCGTGGAGCTTTAAGTCGAGTTTTTGGCTTATGTATTTCGCTTCCTTCGGTTTCCTTCCGTTGTTCTCCCCCATAGAGTTACTGCCAGCTCTACCATATATTGGCACATCTTTATTTTCAATAATGTTGACGTATTCAGGAATAGGTTACCAATACGTGTTTATCGCATTAGGACCGATGGCAACAGCCTCACTACATTCATTAAATACATTGTTGAAAAGACCAGGAGTAATTAAGGTAGCTCTAGTTATAGTTCTCTTTATTTCATTTCTACTAAATCCTTTTACATATAACAACTTACAAGCTATGAATTCCCCAAGATATTACGGTGGAGGGTATGTTCCACCCTTCAATTTAAGTTTAGCTAATTCAAATTACGAGGTCATATCTAATATGACTTCATTAATACCTGAAAATGCTGTTGTGTTAGCTAGTAATAATTTATTTCCATTTGTGGCAAATAACCTTAATTCCTACCCGTTATATGGTAGTTTAATAACATCTAGCCAATTAAAATATTCACCAAGATTTCCAGACTATATTTTCCTCAGTGAACCTGAATTGTTTCTAAGTTACATCCGAGGAAATTACAGTATGTTGGCAGAGGCAAACGGTCTACTCTTACTTAAGGCAAATTACACTGGTCCCATAGTCTACTTTAAACCGTTTTCAAAGTATTTCTCTGCATTAAACTTCTATGTAGGATCACCGACTTATTTTGAAGTAAATGATCCTCAAATTGGCACAGTTTACGTATATAAAAATGGCACTTATCCATTAAATACACCTCTCTGGTATGGTCCCTATTACAACCTACCTACAGGTACTTACGTAGCTCAGTTCTACGTCAAATTAGAAAACGTCCCACTTTATATTACAAACCTTATGAGAGTTGAGGTTGTAAGTACGTCCTCAGGTACATTGAATTATAGTATCATATCTTCAAATGATGTTGTTCAAGGGAAGTGGATGGTGTTTAATATAATATTCACGATAAAAGACTACTTTGAACAACTAGAGTTTAGAGGTTTATCTTACTATCCAAATATAACTATATATTTCGGAGGTGTTAACATAACTGAGATAAGTCCTTACTCTTTCTATTTCTATCCTGCCAGCATGTTTGATGTTTATCACGGTCAGAAAGTTTACAGCCCATTTTTAGCACCTTATATAGTCAGTGATGAGACTTCAGAATTTATATGGTACGGTCCTTATGTGACCTTACCTAAGGGCAACTATACTGTGTATTATATAATCGGCATAGATAACACCGCAGATCTTAGTCTATATAAAAACACTACAATATTGAACATAGATATACCTATTGAGAAGGTTAGTAAGATAATTGTATCTAAGGGCATTACTGCCAATGATCTCTTAAGAATTAATGATAATCTGTTTCTAGTAAAGGTAAATATTACTTTAAATTCAACGACGAGTTTTATAGAGTTTAGAGGATTCAACTTTAACCTGCCTGCTCATATATACTTTTATGGAGTATTAGTAACTTATTCAAATGATACATATACTTTAAAGTATTTTGAAAATAATTATCAATTGTTCCTTTATAACTTTCAATTTAAGTAA
- a CDS encoding DUF2079 domain-containing protein, whose product MRRLKLSRDKLSFKTLINNYHLIILALSFVLFNIIINFLFFVVLYNLNYSSYNLSMFIQELYSASQGKPFYDTINLLFRGIPYGLAIHPYLILYILVPLYKAFPSWLTLSLVESLVLTLASLYLYKIAREVLPQSKLLPVISSMIFLFNPLTVASFLSGFQVLSFIPLFYLASYYYYLTKRWKLFIISTALLLLTSEASYPIVLTYMVLLIIKNKNNNKLLSKSFFRRNILFLSVIVATIVIALTLPTFLQTKYTGTSHSILQDIEQYYSLNYVNYDILNKLEYWLLVFGSFGALSLFSPLELLPALPYILLTVMSFYPNYYTPGYYYFFLVLPMLAVALVYTLKKIHDIKRVVRVALVFVLLIGVFFNPYIYTTFQSYNSPKIVSPGYPPSFNTTLASVNQMYINELTSLIPPNSSIVATTDLLPFVSNSMNAYVLPPYSNVNLNILKNLNVLKRLAPTPNYLLIDGSFLTPSFNSIEGNYGIYAETNGISLYKLNYSGEVKLFAPLIQFIPAYDFYIWSYVPPTQVNVVNDNQFGKVYMYVKNGYKSDGATLWFGPYIHLPQGTYLAEFYLKFDNVTTNGSLLRIDININPYGSPIYKIINSSDIVQGKWMKFDLLFTIPYNELLSSVEFRGFSISNQSNIYFAGVKLIQISPYVNYIYPACDFATINGIKQTQGNFILGGCDIVLNSSTAIWYGPYITLPEGNFTAYYIFSMDLNKRNFTPNTTILTLDISYDIGKYILNTLNINDSELIRYNVNGVYLVPLTFSLNQTTSYVEFRGFNFNAEGEVYFYGAIIVPDYDNYTPSFLINYLNSLQ is encoded by the coding sequence GTGCGTAGGCTAAAGTTATCAAGAGATAAATTAAGCTTCAAAACACTGATAAACAACTATCACCTGATAATTCTGGCACTTTCTTTCGTATTATTTAACATTATTATAAACTTCTTGTTTTTCGTAGTGCTTTATAATCTCAACTATTCGTCCTACAATTTGAGCATGTTCATACAAGAGTTGTATTCCGCATCTCAAGGAAAGCCCTTCTATGATACTATAAATTTACTTTTTAGGGGAATTCCATATGGGTTAGCCATACATCCTTACCTCATACTATATATTTTAGTACCCCTGTACAAGGCATTTCCGTCTTGGTTGACCCTATCGTTAGTGGAATCTCTTGTACTAACATTGGCTTCCCTCTACCTTTATAAGATAGCTCGAGAGGTATTACCTCAGAGTAAGTTACTTCCAGTTATATCATCTATGATCTTCTTATTTAATCCTTTAACAGTTGCATCTTTTCTCTCTGGCTTCCAGGTTTTATCATTCATACCCCTCTTTTATCTAGCGTCCTACTATTACTACCTTACTAAAAGATGGAAGCTATTCATAATATCAACAGCATTGTTATTACTCACATCGGAGGCATCATACCCAATTGTATTGACTTATATGGTTCTTTTGATTATAAAGAACAAAAATAATAACAAGTTACTTAGCAAGTCGTTCTTTAGGAGAAATATACTTTTCTTATCTGTGATTGTAGCTACTATAGTCATTGCATTAACACTTCCAACTTTTCTGCAAACTAAGTATACTGGTACATCACATAGTATCTTACAAGACATTGAACAATATTACTCGTTAAATTACGTTAATTATGATATACTTAATAAACTGGAATACTGGCTACTTGTATTTGGATCATTTGGTGCATTATCACTTTTCTCTCCTCTAGAATTATTACCAGCATTACCCTACATTTTACTTACTGTTATGTCATTTTATCCAAATTATTACACACCAGGGTATTACTACTTCTTCCTAGTACTACCTATGTTAGCTGTTGCTTTAGTTTACACCTTGAAAAAAATACATGATATAAAAAGGGTAGTAAGAGTAGCATTAGTGTTTGTCCTTCTTATTGGTGTTTTCTTCAATCCCTACATCTATACTACTTTTCAATCCTATAACTCCCCAAAAATAGTCTCGCCCGGCTATCCTCCATCCTTTAATACTACATTAGCTAGTGTTAACCAAATGTACATTAATGAGCTTACTTCACTTATTCCACCAAACTCCAGTATAGTAGCAACTACTGATCTCTTACCGTTTGTCTCAAATAGTATGAATGCATATGTTCTTCCACCATACTCTAACGTAAATTTAAATATATTGAAAAATTTAAACGTATTGAAACGATTAGCACCTACACCTAATTACTTATTAATTGACGGGTCATTTTTGACCCCGTCTTTTAATTCAATTGAAGGAAATTATGGTATATATGCTGAGACCAATGGTATATCATTATATAAGTTGAACTACTCAGGAGAAGTGAAACTATTTGCCCCGTTAATTCAGTTTATCCCTGCCTACGATTTTTACATTTGGTCTTATGTTCCACCCACACAAGTTAATGTGGTAAATGATAATCAATTCGGGAAAGTTTATATGTACGTTAAAAATGGTTATAAATCCGATGGAGCTACTCTGTGGTTTGGTCCTTACATTCATTTACCCCAAGGTACATATCTCGCTGAATTCTATCTTAAATTTGATAACGTCACTACTAACGGTAGTTTACTTAGGATAGACATTAATATAAATCCTTATGGGTCTCCAATTTACAAAATAATTAACTCGAGTGACATCGTTCAAGGAAAATGGATGAAATTCGATCTATTATTTACTATTCCTTATAATGAGCTATTATCGAGTGTGGAATTCAGAGGCTTCTCTATATCAAATCAATCCAACATTTATTTTGCAGGTGTCAAGTTAATTCAGATTAGTCCATATGTAAACTACATATATCCTGCCTGTGATTTCGCCACTATTAATGGTATTAAGCAGACCCAAGGAAATTTCATACTAGGTGGTTGTGACATAGTATTAAATAGTAGTACAGCTATCTGGTATGGTCCTTATATAACCTTACCAGAAGGAAATTTCACTGCCTATTATATTTTCTCTATGGACTTAAATAAACGGAACTTTACCCCTAACACTACTATACTTACTTTAGATATATCCTATGACATAGGCAAATACATTTTAAACACTTTGAACATCAACGATAGTGAACTCATTAGATATAATGTTAATGGAGTTTATCTAGTCCCCTTGACGTTTTCGCTTAACCAAACTACAAGTTATGTTGAATTTAGAGGATTTAATTTTAATGCCGAAGGAGAAGTATATTTCTACGGTGCAATAATAGTGCCAGACTATGATAATTATACCCCTAGTTTTTTAATAAATTATCTCAATTCTCTACAATAG
- a CDS encoding glycosyltransferase family 4 protein, producing the protein MLSITFLIGRLPLTGGNYSILEIANRLLRRGFDVKIVTTGAKVWYYDHNKVPIIYPKEPKVLKYLLSPLSFKYKMIKEFAGFDYYYALSHLLGIDFDFAKRVMEIIPQSDLLIVNEFKTALWGFLAKWQGKVKRLAFFPQLLVPMSVLYSSDPRWYLSYFLPHDYYFALSNIDAKLAKPLLRSSTRVFVTGVGVDSKLFRVLKSYDKREKNVIMTILRSEKIKNSELAIRTLNSLAEKINFSAIIVDHGVLNTLKDKIKFKYISYSHPTYEEMVKLYNEASVFLITSRLESYSLTTVEAMSCGTPVVTTDNIGMRAYVINRENALVSKHHDEKELLSLVLEVLSNPRLALRLVENGIKTAKANDWDNVIERWIDVLKQIEVDI; encoded by the coding sequence ATGCTTAGTATAACATTCCTTATTGGACGCTTACCTTTAACTGGAGGTAACTACTCCATACTCGAAATAGCTAATAGACTCTTAAGGAGAGGATTTGACGTAAAGATAGTCACTACAGGAGCTAAGGTGTGGTATTATGATCACAACAAAGTCCCCATAATATACCCTAAAGAGCCAAAGGTGTTAAAGTACTTACTTTCACCTCTCAGCTTTAAATACAAAATGATTAAGGAATTTGCAGGATTTGACTATTACTATGCTCTATCTCACCTTTTAGGGATTGATTTCGACTTTGCTAAAAGGGTTATGGAGATAATACCTCAGTCAGACTTACTAATAGTAAATGAGTTTAAAACAGCTTTATGGGGTTTCTTAGCTAAATGGCAAGGAAAAGTAAAACGCTTAGCTTTTTTCCCTCAGCTATTAGTGCCAATGTCAGTTCTGTATTCAAGTGACCCTAGGTGGTATCTTTCTTATTTCCTACCTCATGATTACTACTTTGCATTATCAAACATAGATGCTAAGTTAGCAAAACCCTTGCTCAGAAGTAGTACTAGAGTCTTTGTGACTGGAGTAGGTGTGGATAGTAAGTTATTTAGAGTTCTAAAAAGTTACGATAAACGCGAGAAAAACGTTATCATGACTATTCTCAGAAGCGAGAAAATCAAGAACTCAGAGTTAGCTATACGTACTTTGAACTCTTTGGCTGAAAAGATTAACTTCTCTGCAATAATTGTGGATCACGGTGTGTTAAATACTTTAAAAGACAAAATCAAGTTCAAATATATCAGCTATTCACATCCAACATATGAGGAGATGGTCAAATTATATAATGAAGCTTCTGTGTTTTTAATAACTTCTAGACTAGAAAGTTATTCGTTAACCACTGTTGAGGCAATGTCGTGCGGTACACCTGTTGTAACCACAGACAACATAGGCATGAGGGCGTATGTAATAAATAGAGAAAACGCGCTTGTAAGTAAACATCATGACGAAAAAGAGTTACTGAGTCTAGTTCTCGAAGTGTTAAGTAACCCTCGCTTAGCATTAAGACTGGTTGAGAATGGGATAAAGACTGCTAAGGCAAATGATTGGGATAACGTGATAGAACGTTGGATTGATGTCTTGAAACAGATTGAAGTTGATATATAG
- a CDS encoding FkbM family methyltransferase, with product MKKFIIESRGVKVRLYSPTIKRLIELLRQYKKTYKNWYSVMIDIFRSKDRVKCAFKYGEVIELTRLEAILLSGLDVKKLTDDEVTFSFLGKNLILRGWKDGFPGDAFNDYRKADVREKKVLDIGAAIGDSPIYFSLMGAKSVVAVEPDPKKVKYMKVNLELNDIRNVIVVDKALSTVDNEREVRLNTLLEKFGPFDIAKIDCEGCERRVISDIKGIPEIIIEWDFEYRSLAEKLREEGYEVKVEKHARDLGMIYARFKR from the coding sequence ATGAAAAAATTTATAATTGAATCCAGGGGAGTAAAAGTTAGATTGTACAGTCCTACAATAAAGAGACTAATTGAACTCTTGAGACAATACAAGAAAACTTACAAGAACTGGTATAGCGTGATGATAGATATATTCAGAAGTAAGGATAGGGTCAAATGTGCGTTTAAATATGGAGAAGTAATTGAACTGACTAGGCTAGAGGCTATTCTGTTGTCAGGGTTGGACGTAAAGAAGTTGACCGATGATGAGGTCACTTTTTCCTTTCTTGGTAAGAACCTGATCTTAAGGGGTTGGAAGGATGGGTTCCCAGGAGATGCATTTAACGACTATCGAAAGGCAGATGTAAGGGAAAAGAAGGTATTAGACATTGGGGCAGCGATAGGAGACTCACCAATATACTTCAGCCTAATGGGGGCGAAAAGTGTAGTAGCAGTTGAGCCTGATCCGAAAAAGGTCAAGTATATGAAAGTTAACCTGGAACTAAATGACATAAGAAACGTAATAGTAGTTGATAAGGCTCTATCAACAGTCGATAATGAAAGAGAAGTAAGATTGAATACACTTCTAGAGAAGTTCGGACCTTTTGATATAGCCAAGATTGACTGTGAAGGGTGTGAAAGGAGAGTTATCTCGGACATAAAAGGTATACCTGAAATAATTATTGAATGGGATTTTGAATATAGAAGTTTAGCCGAGAAGTTAAGGGAGGAAGGTTATGAGGTAAAGGTTGAAAAGCATGCTAGAGACCTTGGAATGATTTATGCTAGGTTTAAAAGGTAA